The Spartinivicinus poritis genome contains a region encoding:
- a CDS encoding L,D-transpeptidase family protein, with protein sequence MKLVGARTVKDVIDHYQEDSQSRLKPYLDQAGFKQLPTALTMLGIKDEKKLELWGQNHAGTWVFIRSFPVLAASGKSGPKLREGDKQVPEGIYKIIGFNPNSSYHLSMKLNYPNAFDLKYAKLEGRHQPGTNIFIHGKAASIGCLAIGDRAIEELFVLSALVGKENIQVVIAPSDPRKKRLKANRPLPWWTNKLYQQISAAFQPYSHQKYNLTQIF encoded by the coding sequence ATGAAGTTGGTAGGTGCACGAACGGTTAAGGATGTGATTGATCACTATCAGGAAGATAGCCAAAGCCGCCTAAAACCTTATTTGGATCAAGCGGGTTTCAAGCAGCTGCCAACAGCCTTAACCATGCTAGGGATTAAAGATGAAAAAAAGCTTGAACTTTGGGGGCAAAATCATGCTGGTACATGGGTATTTATTCGCAGTTTTCCAGTATTAGCTGCCAGCGGCAAGTCAGGCCCAAAATTAAGAGAGGGAGATAAGCAAGTACCTGAAGGGATTTATAAAATAATAGGCTTCAACCCTAATAGCAGTTATCACCTTTCCATGAAGCTTAACTACCCCAATGCATTTGACTTAAAATATGCCAAACTTGAAGGCAGGCACCAGCCTGGTACCAATATCTTTATTCATGGTAAGGCTGCTTCAATTGGTTGTCTAGCGATAGGGGATAGGGCAATAGAAGAGTTATTTGTATTATCCGCTTTAGTAGGTAAAGAAAATATTCAAGTGGTGATTGCGCCTTCAGACCCTAGAAAAAAACGATTGAAAGCCAATAGACCGCTGCCCTGGTGGACAAATAAATTATATCAGCAAATCAGTGCGGCATTTCAGCCATACTCGCATCAAAAGTACAATTTAACCCAAATATTCTGA
- a CDS encoding substrate binding domain-containing protein has translation MPNHLQLNLIEMVNLAKIIQENGFVVGSSLTEKNNGVIEAIKQLENTLHLQLQEPGATTLQFTTVGERVLESSQRILAELEILEQHLAHQPTDLIGNISISAPADIGRQCICPLLEQFANLHSEISVELLTSDPIGNINWSNVDLIISIGPQSDSRLRALKIAPNQQIICASPAYIENHGSPQTPYDLTNHQCLVLNHMQHWRFSLADNIFEIPIMGYRHTNDGEILRQWAVAGAGIAQKSIWEVQADITAKRLVSLLTEYTIPVGALYVVYPLRQILPERCRRLIHFLQEQLAEQARFLDLIF, from the coding sequence CAAACCACTTACAACTCAACCTGATAGAGATGGTTAACCTGGCAAAAATCATCCAAGAAAACGGGTTTGTTGTGGGGAGCAGTCTGACAGAAAAAAACAATGGCGTTATTGAGGCAATTAAGCAGCTGGAAAATACCCTCCATTTACAATTACAGGAGCCAGGCGCCACTACATTACAATTCACTACTGTTGGTGAACGAGTGCTGGAAAGCAGCCAACGAATCCTAGCAGAGCTTGAAATACTTGAGCAGCATTTAGCCCATCAACCCACCGATTTAATTGGCAATATTAGTATCAGCGCACCCGCTGATATTGGGCGTCAGTGCATATGTCCATTATTAGAACAGTTTGCTAATTTGCACTCAGAAATATCCGTGGAACTGCTGACCAGTGACCCTATTGGAAACATTAATTGGTCAAATGTTGATTTAATTATTTCTATTGGCCCGCAAAGTGATAGCCGTCTAAGAGCACTGAAAATAGCACCTAACCAACAAATTATCTGTGCCTCACCGGCTTATATTGAAAATCATGGAAGCCCTCAAACCCCTTATGATTTAACTAATCACCAGTGTTTAGTGCTTAATCATATGCAACACTGGCGCTTCTCCCTTGCCGATAATATTTTTGAAATTCCGATCATGGGTTACCGCCACACCAATGATGGCGAAATTTTAAGGCAATGGGCAGTGGCAGGCGCAGGCATCGCACAAAAATCCATTTGGGAAGTACAAGCTGATATTACCGCTAAACGGCTAGTATCGTTGCTCACTGAATATACAATACCTGTTGGTGCACTTTATGTCGTATACCCCCTGCGACAGATATTACCTGAACGGTGTCGCCGACTGATTCATTTTCTGCAAGAACAGCTGGCGGAACAGGCTAGGTTTTTAGATTTGATTTTCTAA